The stretch of DNA GAACGCGTCCTTGGCGCCGGGCGTGAACATCCCTTGGCCGCCGTAAACCACCAGCGCCGGCGCCCGGACTGCATGCCACTCCCTCCAGCGGGGCGCGGCCAGGCCGGCCTCCGCTTCCGCCATGACGCCCGGATCGAACCTCGGCCAGAAACCGTCCGCCCGTTCCTCGAGGTCCTCAGCCCATGCCCGGGCCAGCGGACCATCCCCCAGGAAGGCGCTTGCGGCGTCCCTGCTGCCGAACGGCGTCGGCCAGGACCTGAAGTACTCCCCAATGGCCCGATGACCGTCCAAGTCTTCGCCGGCCGCGCCGCACTCCAGGAGGACCAGGCTGCCCACCAGGTCGGGGCGCTCCGCCGCGACGAGCATGGCCGTATGCGCTCCCATCGATTGGCCCACCAAAACCACCGGCGCACCGATGCGCTCAATGACGGTGACAACATCCGAAACATAATCCGACCGCGCGACGCCGGGAGGCACCCTCGTGCTGCCGCCATGGCCGCGGAGATCCACGAGGATGGCACGGTATTCGGGGAGCGCGTCCGCCGTCGGAAAGAATTCGCGGGCACTCCCCGCCAGGCCGTGCAGCAGCACCACGGCAGGCCCGGCGCCGCCCGAGTCATAGCAGTTCAGCTCCACCCCGCGGGCAGGGGCAACGGTGAAGGCAGTCATGCCTGTTCCCAGGTCCGTCCGCGGTGGCATGCTGCCACGCTACGGCACGCAGACGCGTCCGACGGCGGTGAGTCACCGTTCACGGGCAGGAAACCTTGACCTTTCAGGGCACGACGGCGGGAGCTCACCTTGGTATTCCCCTGCGCACCTTTGGCGGCGGGCCCGCGCAGGCCGTCCCCCAGTTGCGGACCGGTATCGGTGGGAGGGCGTTTACATGCCTGAAACATTGCTGACATGCGAACTTCACGCAAGCGCGTTTTGTGTAACGCAATGGCAACTTTCCGCGGCATCGGATGAAACACGGCCACCGAAAAATAGACCCCGGGGAAAAGCCGGGGTGGCACATCGCCCCGTTGAATCTCATGCGAAGGGACCACCGGTGGAGATCTCTGCCCAACACGTCTGGCTGCTCATCTCGGCAGCGATGGTACTGCTGATGACCCCCGGGCTCGGCCTCTTCTACGGCGGCATGACCCGCGCCAAGGCCGCGCTGAACATGATCATGATGAGCTTTATCTCCGCGGGCATCGTTGGCGTTGTCTGGGTCCTGTGGGGCTACTCAATGACCACCGGCGACGGCTTCCTGGGCATTTTCGGCAACCCGTTCACCAATTTCGGGCTGCAGAACCTGATGGGCTCCCCGGACCTGATCAAGGCCGGCTACAGCGCAACCTTCGCCATCATTACCGTGGCCCTGATCAGCGGCGCCATTGCAGACCGTGCCAAGTTCAGCGCCTGGGCCGTGTTCGTGCCGGTGTGGATCACCCTGATCTACTGCCCTCTCGCCTACATGATCTGGGGCGGCGGACTGATGAGCGCCGGCGGTGCCGTGACGGCCATTTTCGGCCAGGTCATCGACTTCGCGGGTGGCGCCGTGGTGGAAATCAGCTCCGGCACAGCCGCGCTGGTGCTCGCCGTCATCGTGGGTCAGCGCCACGGCTTCGCGAAGGACCCCAACCACCGGCCCCACAACCTCCCTTTCATCATGCTGGGTGCGGCACTGCTGTGGTTCGGCTGGTTCGGCTTCAACGGTGGCGCGGCGACCAGCGCCGAACAGGCCGGCCTGATCTGGATCAACACCCTGGTTACTCCTGCCGCGGCCATGCTCAGCTGGCTGGTGACCGAGAAGATCCGCCACGGCCACCCCACTTCCCTGGGGGCTGCGTCCGGCGTGGTGGCCGGGCTCGTGGCGATCACGCCTTCCTGCGCCAACATCAGCCCGGTGGCCGCAATCGGCCTGGGACTGGTGGCAGGTGCTGCGTGTGCCATCTTCGTTGACCTCAAATACCGCTTCGGGCTCGACGACTCCCTGGACGTGGTGGGCGTCCACCTCGGCGCCGGTCTCATCGGCACCCTGGCGCTCGGGTTTATTGCCCTGCCGGCAGCCGGGCAGGGCGGGGGCCTCTTCTACGGCGGCGGCGTGCAGCAGCTCATTGCCCAAACGGCGGCTGTGGTCATCACGCTGCTGGTCTCAGGACTCGGCACCCTGGTGATCGGCCGCGCCATCAACAAGACCATCGGCTTCCGGGTCAGCCACGAAGCTGAGACAGCCGGCGTGGACCTGTCCGAGCACGCCGAGAGCGCCTACGCATTCAACGAGGTGGGCGCCGGCTTCAACCCGCTGCGGGCGGCATTCGGCCACATTCCGGCCGGCGCACCCTCCGCAGACCGCCAGGCCGACCAGGATTCAGACCGCGGGGATGCTGAAACCCAGGGCCCGGACCGTCAGGCAAAGGAAGATACTTTCGCCTGACGGCCGCCCCTGGTTCGGCAGCGCCGGCACTAGTCCGCCAGGATTTTGTAGAGCGCACGCCGGGTTTCGTCCAGCTTCTCGATGGCGGCGGTCCGCTGCTCCTCCGTGACACCGCTGCGGAACTGGTGGATCACGCCCATCAGTTTGCCGATGCTGTGGTGGAACTCGCGGTCCGATCCTTCCGGTACCGCGTTCCAGGCACTGTCCATTTCCTCCGTGTGCCCGGCCACGTACTCCCGGCCGGTCTCGGTGAGCGAGAACTCGGTACCGCGGCCCTCACTCATGGCCTCGATCAGCCCTTCGTCCACCAGTTGCTGGAGTGTGGGGTAGATGGAGCCCGGGCTTGGCCGCCAAGCCCCCTCGGTCTTTTCAGCGATGGTCTTGATCAGCCCGTAACCATTCGACGGTGACTCCGCCAGGAGCGAGAGAATGGCGGCGCGGACATCGCCTCGGCTGGCCCGCCGCCCCCCACGCCCGAAACCCGGGCCAAAGCCGGGACCAAAACCAGGGCCGAAACCGGGACCAAAACCTGGGCCGAAACCGCCGCCGCCGCCGCGGTGGCCATGCGGTCCCCGGCGTCCCCTGCCTCGTTCAAACCGGCCCCTCGCGAACTCCGGACCGGGGAATTTTTCGTCAGAAATGCCTCTCATGATGGCATCCACCTTTCGATTCTTGTCATTACGCCGATTTCTTCGGCGATACTTAACGATATGTCGTTAAGTATCGCCGGTCAAGCATTATTTGTGACCGTATCCTGACCTTTGAAGTTCTGGATCGGCCCATCACAGCGGCGTAGGCTGGACGCACCTCCAAGCTCGAGGGCTGATACATGGCCAAGAAGAAGAAGCGCAGAAGCGGTTTCGGCGCCGCCCTGGGACGATTCGTGGGGTTCCTCGCAGCCAGTGCAATGTGTGGCGTGCTGGTGGCCAGCCTGGTTGTC from Pseudarthrobacter chlorophenolicus A6 encodes:
- a CDS encoding ammonium transporter, whose amino-acid sequence is MEISAQHVWLLISAAMVLLMTPGLGLFYGGMTRAKAALNMIMMSFISAGIVGVVWVLWGYSMTTGDGFLGIFGNPFTNFGLQNLMGSPDLIKAGYSATFAIITVALISGAIADRAKFSAWAVFVPVWITLIYCPLAYMIWGGGLMSAGGAVTAIFGQVIDFAGGAVVEISSGTAALVLAVIVGQRHGFAKDPNHRPHNLPFIMLGAALLWFGWFGFNGGAATSAEQAGLIWINTLVTPAAAMLSWLVTEKIRHGHPTSLGAASGVVAGLVAITPSCANISPVAAIGLGLVAGAACAIFVDLKYRFGLDDSLDVVGVHLGAGLIGTLALGFIALPAAGQGGGLFYGGGVQQLIAQTAAVVITLLVSGLGTLVIGRAINKTIGFRVSHEAETAGVDLSEHAESAYAFNEVGAGFNPLRAAFGHIPAGAPSADRQADQDSDRGDAETQGPDRQAKEDTFA
- a CDS encoding PadR family transcriptional regulator codes for the protein MRGISDEKFPGPEFARGRFERGRGRRGPHGHRGGGGGFGPGFGPGFGPGFGPGFGPGFGRGGRRASRGDVRAAILSLLAESPSNGYGLIKTIAEKTEGAWRPSPGSIYPTLQQLVDEGLIEAMSEGRGTEFSLTETGREYVAGHTEEMDSAWNAVPEGSDREFHHSIGKLMGVIHQFRSGVTEEQRTAAIEKLDETRRALYKILAD
- a CDS encoding alpha/beta fold hydrolase, which gives rise to MTAFTVAPARGVELNCYDSGGAGPAVVLLHGLAGSAREFFPTADALPEYRAILVDLRGHGGSTRVPPGVARSDYVSDVVTVIERIGAPVVLVGQSMGAHTAMLVAAERPDLVGSLVLLECGAAGEDLDGHRAIGEYFRSWPTPFGSRDAASAFLGDGPLARAWAEDLEERADGFWPRFDPGVMAEAEAGLAAPRWREWHAVRAPALVVYGGQGMFTPGAKDAFVGQGHRVSRVDLPEASHDAHLDAFEDWVGALRGFLDREGLGQRRGRP